A region of Malaciobacter marinus DNA encodes the following proteins:
- a CDS encoding sterol desaturase family protein — translation MKKDSNSKILFSSKLWWHPSARLDYSYFLVSYFIKLFMIYPVVISAKTIALEVNYTMSEQFGYFFTNSFSYETIMILYTITLFTVSDFTRYWIHRFLHTIPFLWHFHKVHHSAKVLNPLTFYRVHPIENILFGFRYSISIGLVTGVFIYFFGAMLSVYDIFGVNVFVFVFSLLGSNLRHSHVKFKYFSWCEKWLISPYMHQIHHSTKHLDRNYGGYLAIWDRVFNTLTLSNEVKNIKFGLRKEQMGDYDSLLKLIYTPFLTLLQRKKI, via the coding sequence TTGAAGAAAGATAGTAATTCTAAAATACTATTTTCTTCAAAACTTTGGTGGCACCCAAGTGCAAGACTTGATTATAGTTATTTTTTAGTTTCTTACTTTATTAAACTATTTATGATTTATCCTGTGGTTATAAGTGCAAAAACAATAGCTTTAGAAGTTAATTATACTATGAGTGAACAATTTGGATATTTTTTTACAAACTCATTTTCTTATGAAACTATTATGATTTTGTATACAATCACACTTTTTACAGTAAGTGACTTTACAAGATACTGGATACATAGATTTTTACATACAATTCCATTTTTATGGCACTTTCATAAGGTGCATCATAGTGCAAAGGTCTTGAATCCTCTGACTTTTTATAGGGTACATCCTATTGAAAATATACTTTTTGGATTTAGATACTCAATAAGCATAGGGCTTGTTACAGGAGTGTTTATTTACTTTTTTGGAGCAATGCTTAGTGTATATGATATTTTTGGAGTAAATGTATTTGTATTTGTGTTTTCACTACTTGGCTCAAACCTTAGACATTCACATGTGAAATTTAAATATTTTTCATGGTGTGAAAAATGGCTAATTTCTCCTTATATGCATCAAATACACCATAGTACAAAGCATTTGGATAGAAACTATGGTGGATATTTGGCTATATGGGATAGGGTATTTAATACCCTTACCTTATCAAATGAGGTAAAAAATATAAAATTTGGACTAAGAAAGGAACAAATGGGCGATTATGATTCTTTATTGAAGCTTATTTATACACCTTTTTTAACTTTACTACAAAGGAAAAAGATATGA
- a CDS encoding cytochrome-c peroxidase, whose protein sequence is MRYLKMIGFSLIALIIAGCNQTPTMSKKELAKLQLEKEQLGKILFFDKNLSKNRTQNCATCHNPERGFADDRDNGVGKMASLGDDNKSLGDRQAPTASYAMFSPVFHYDKKNKKYKGGQFWDGREGTLAGQAGGPPLNPVEMGMPSKEAVVNRLKENEYYIQRFKEIYGEDIFKSNEKAFFAMTELIEAFEMTKEFAPFDSKYDRYLKGEYDLTVLEDLGRSIFFSNNNNSCANCHVLKGEDKKGETFTNYEYHNIGTPINHELRAKNGTTSIDNGLLNNPAVTDEKHKGKYKVPTLRNVAVTGPYMHNGVFKDLRTVVEFYDKYNNKDRKINPETGKPWQDPEVEETISLEDLKANKLIDRKVEALVAFMKLLTDKRYEHLLEENENK, encoded by the coding sequence ATGAGATATCTAAAAATGATTGGTTTTTCTTTGATTGCATTGATAATAGCAGGATGTAATCAAACACCTACTATGTCAAAAAAAGAATTGGCAAAACTACAACTAGAAAAAGAACAATTAGGTAAAATTCTATTTTTTGATAAAAATTTATCTAAAAATAGAACTCAAAATTGTGCAACATGTCACAATCCAGAAAGAGGGTTTGCTGATGATAGAGATAATGGCGTAGGAAAGATGGCATCACTTGGAGATGACAATAAATCACTTGGAGATAGACAAGCTCCAACAGCATCATATGCTATGTTTTCACCAGTATTTCACTATGACAAAAAAAATAAAAAATATAAAGGTGGACAATTTTGGGATGGAAGAGAAGGAACACTAGCTGGACAAGCAGGTGGACCACCATTAAACCCAGTAGAAATGGGAATGCCAAGTAAAGAAGCTGTTGTAAATAGACTTAAAGAAAATGAGTATTATATACAAAGATTTAAAGAAATTTATGGTGAAGATATCTTCAAGTCAAATGAAAAAGCATTTTTTGCTATGACTGAGCTTATTGAAGCTTTTGAGATGACTAAAGAGTTTGCACCTTTTGACTCAAAATATGATAGATATTTAAAAGGTGAATATGACTTAACAGTATTAGAAGATTTAGGGCGTTCAATATTCTTCTCAAACAACAATAATTCTTGTGCAAATTGTCATGTATTAAAAGGTGAAGATAAAAAAGGTGAAACTTTTACAAACTATGAGTATCACAATATAGGAACACCAATAAACCATGAATTAAGAGCCAAAAATGGAACAACTTCAATAGATAATGGACTTTTAAATAACCCAGCTGTAACAGATGAAAAACACAAAGGTAAATATAAAGTTCCAACACTAAGAAATGTAGCAGTTACAGGACCATATATGCACAATGGTGTATTTAAAGACCTAAGAACAGTTGTAGAATTTTATGATAAATACAACAATAAAGATAGAAAAATAAATCCAGAAACTGGTAAACCATGGCAAGATCCAGAAGTAGAAGAAACAATCTCACTTGAAGATCTTAAAGCCAACAAACTAATAGATAGAAAAGTAGAAGCACTTGTAGCTTTTATGAAACTACTAACTGACAAAAGATACGAACACCTACTAGAAGAAAACGAAAATAAATAA
- a CDS encoding SDR family NAD(P)-dependent oxidoreductase, translating to MNKKRVLITGGNKGIGLAVSRAMLELGHEVIMLAREFETCPLVGVKDVTAVEFDLSKLEDLPALAKELGDIDILINNAGYMQPKYTYDNYPVEARNAIMNVDLYAPIELMNLFCEHMKKQKYGRIVNTASIAGQVGHPDVWYGIAKAGLINATKIYGKLLGAHGITVNCVAPSPTETDMQKDNSEERKKEFKKTVATGRFAQPEEVAKAIVWLATDCPEYINGICLDINNCSYPR from the coding sequence ATGAATAAAAAAAGAGTTTTGATAACTGGTGGAAATAAAGGTATTGGTTTAGCTGTTTCAAGAGCTATGTTAGAGCTAGGACATGAGGTTATTATGCTTGCAAGGGAGTTTGAAACTTGTCCTTTAGTTGGGGTAAAAGATGTAACTGCTGTTGAGTTTGATTTATCAAAGCTTGAAGATTTACCAGCACTTGCAAAAGAGCTTGGTGATATTGATATTTTAATAAACAATGCAGGTTATATGCAACCTAAATATACATATGATAACTATCCTGTTGAAGCAAGAAATGCTATTATGAATGTGGATTTATATGCTCCTATTGAACTTATGAATCTATTTTGTGAGCATATGAAAAAGCAAAAATATGGAAGAATAGTAAATACAGCTTCAATTGCTGGACAAGTAGGGCATCCTGATGTTTGGTATGGTATTGCAAAAGCTGGACTTATAAATGCTACAAAAATCTATGGAAAACTTTTAGGTGCACATGGTATTACTGTAAATTGTGTAGCTCCAAGTCCAACAGAAACAGATATGCAAAAAGATAATTCAGAAGAGAGAAAAAAAGAGTTTAAAAAGACAGTTGCCACAGGTAGATTTGCTCAGCCAGAAGAAGTAGCAAAAGCAATTGTTTGGTTAGCAACAGATTGTCCAGAATATATCAATGGTATTTGCCTTGATATAAACAACTGCTCATATCCAAGATAA
- a CDS encoding GW dipeptide domain-containing protein — protein sequence MLKKITIGCVGVLLSVNTAFAKKDTIHEGKVLEFKDAGSYTYVKIQDKDKNYWAAVPATKVIVGETIKISEQMWMTNFKSTALNRTFEKVMFAEMPNAKKAIHGTNNVHGIHGQMTKGEKPNPKFDEIVISKDKPIKTTIAKLFEKKDAFKNKNVQIQGEVVQVSNKVLGNTWVKIKGTNDSIIFRSPNADEKVKKGDKVEVIGTINTDVDYGYGFKYQIIGVNAKFTKL from the coding sequence ATGTTAAAAAAAATAACAATAGGTTGTGTTGGTGTATTATTGAGTGTAAATACAGCTTTTGCAAAGAAAGACACAATCCATGAGGGAAAAGTTTTAGAATTTAAAGATGCGGGTAGCTATACATATGTAAAAATTCAAGATAAAGATAAAAACTACTGGGCAGCAGTTCCAGCTACAAAAGTAATAGTTGGTGAAACTATTAAAATTAGTGAACAAATGTGGATGACAAACTTTAAAAGTACTGCATTAAATAGAACATTTGAAAAAGTTATGTTTGCAGAGATGCCAAATGCAAAAAAAGCAATTCATGGAACAAATAATGTGCATGGAATTCATGGACAGATGACAAAAGGTGAAAAACCTAATCCAAAATTTGATGAAATTGTAATATCAAAAGATAAACCAATCAAAACAACAATAGCAAAACTTTTTGAGAAAAAAGATGCCTTTAAAAATAAAAATGTACAAATCCAAGGTGAAGTAGTACAAGTATCAAATAAAGTACTTGGAAATACATGGGTTAAAATCAAAGGTACAAATGACTCTATAATCTTTAGATCACCAAATGCAGATGAAAAAGTAAAAAAAGGTGACAAAGTAGAAGTTATAGGGACAATTAACACAGATGTTGATTATGGATATGGTTTTAAATACCAAATAATAGGTGTAAATGCAAAGTTTACAAAACTTTAA
- a CDS encoding TolC family protein — MKIKFIFFFFIFTLFSKLFAQSIENRIDLKSLFLLSLHGEKEKSIKNNNLIVNNNKFFIDNQRLVNGLYSQSNYNSLTVLIQLLYTNNHILKNKKSKYLLNSALYAKHEGLNEATLYEIAKLYFKVLNLKKQLQLNMKREKLLRQTLEYAKEREKIGINISDDLKSLYLQLRNVSVDRIKIYEEKTKLKQMLKVLVKKELDNFNLKDYDLKSDEFLVKNESMIFYVNTKEKLNRVSNKLASKYIDENIQITVMQSLLNSKKDKAKEDEYTQELLKKSKTVDEVINEHKNSNTNKPWNKEDFDKIIKEKLPLYINAKVTLKNNQNKKEVKNLNLTIKNQKSKIHNTISKNLHYLISNYKTINNSKISNKNAQRNYILNKKMYRKGDISLDVLLNAQKNMIISLLNGYNARYEYLQDIVAILYNTGKIKSFAYDGIKQEFENSIF, encoded by the coding sequence ATGAAAATAAAATTCATTTTCTTTTTCTTTATATTTACTCTTTTTTCAAAACTTTTTGCACAAAGTATAGAAAATAGAATAGATTTAAAATCACTTTTTTTATTGTCATTGCATGGAGAAAAAGAAAAAAGTATAAAAAACAATAATTTAATAGTAAATAATAATAAATTTTTTATAGATAATCAAAGACTAGTAAATGGACTGTATTCTCAAAGTAACTATAATTCATTGACAGTTTTAATACAACTTTTATATACAAATAATCATATTTTAAAAAACAAAAAAAGCAAATATCTTTTAAATAGTGCATTATATGCAAAGCATGAGGGCTTAAATGAAGCTACTTTGTATGAAATAGCAAAGCTTTATTTTAAAGTTTTAAATTTAAAAAAACAATTACAATTAAATATGAAAAGAGAAAAACTTTTAAGACAAACCTTAGAATATGCAAAAGAAAGAGAAAAAATAGGTATAAATATCAGTGATGATTTAAAAAGTTTATACTTACAATTAAGAAATGTAAGTGTTGATAGAATAAAGATTTATGAAGAAAAAACTAAATTAAAACAAATGCTAAAAGTATTAGTTAAAAAAGAGCTTGATAATTTCAATTTAAAAGATTATGATTTAAAAAGTGATGAATTTTTAGTAAAAAATGAATCAATGATTTTTTATGTAAATACTAAAGAGAAACTAAATAGAGTTTCAAATAAATTAGCTTCCAAATACATAGATGAAAATATACAAATTACAGTAATGCAAAGTTTATTAAATAGTAAAAAAGACAAAGCAAAAGAAGATGAGTACACACAAGAACTTTTAAAAAAATCTAAAACTGTAGATGAAGTAATAAACGAGCATAAAAATTCAAATACAAACAAACCTTGGAATAAAGAGGATTTTGACAAGATAATAAAAGAAAAGCTTCCTTTATATATCAATGCAAAGGTTACTTTAAAAAACAATCAAAATAAAAAAGAAGTTAAGAACTTAAACTTAACAATCAAAAATCAAAAATCAAAAATTCATAATACAATTTCTAAAAACTTGCACTATTTAATTTCAAATTACAAAACAATAAATAACTCAAAAATTTCAAATAAAAATGCTCAAAGAAATTATATATTAAATAAAAAGATGTATAGAAAAGGTGATATCTCTTTAGATGTACTTTTAAATGCACAAAAAAATATGATTATTTCTTTATTAAATGGATATAACGCTAGATATGAATACTTACAAGATATTGTAGCGATACTTTATAATACAGGAAAAATTAAATCTTTTGCATATGATGGAATTAAACAAGAGTTTGAAAATAGTATCTTTTAA
- a CDS encoding DMT family transporter produces MTQTNRTIFYIFMVLAMAGWGASWVNAKVLSAYINEYELMFFRNLFTIISLAPVLMITRKYFYINKRSLFLALIASIVMIGYMKCYFLGTKYGTASLGGALVTTLIPINTFIIMAIFYSKKILRKDIFALVLGAFGVLTILNVFSFSAEQIFTTYNMYFLIGSLLWPVLTIVSSKITKTNPMVFTFYMYCISNVLVMIFFLDVRTIDYSGFDGIFWFNILSLSVISTTFATSIYFIGIEKLGTNEVSSFIFLVPFFAIGFSAIFLKENISLSIIIGTIMTLFAVKILNNIKIRRK; encoded by the coding sequence ATGACACAAACAAACAGAACTATTTTTTATATTTTTATGGTTTTAGCAATGGCTGGATGGGGTGCTTCTTGGGTAAACGCAAAGGTTTTAAGTGCTTATATAAATGAGTATGAACTTATGTTTTTTAGAAATCTTTTTACTATTATTTCACTAGCACCTGTTTTAATGATTACGCGAAAATATTTTTATATAAATAAAAGAAGCCTTTTTTTAGCACTTATTGCTTCAATCGTTATGATTGGATATATGAAATGTTATTTTTTAGGAACAAAATATGGAACTGCTAGTTTAGGCGGAGCACTTGTAACTACACTTATTCCCATAAATACATTTATAATAATGGCAATTTTTTATTCTAAAAAGATTTTGAGAAAAGATATATTTGCACTTGTATTAGGAGCTTTTGGAGTACTTACAATATTAAATGTTTTCTCTTTTAGTGCTGAACAAATTTTTACTACATATAATATGTATTTTTTAATAGGTTCACTACTTTGGCCAGTTTTGACAATAGTTAGCTCAAAAATTACAAAAACAAACCCTATGGTTTTTACTTTTTATATGTATTGTATTTCAAATGTATTAGTTATGATTTTCTTTTTAGATGTTAGAACCATTGATTATAGTGGTTTCGATGGAATTTTTTGGTTCAATATTTTATCTTTGTCAGTTATTTCAACTACTTTTGCTACAAGTATATATTTTATAGGAATTGAAAAACTAGGTACAAATGAAGTAAGTTCATTTATATTTTTAGTTCCATTTTTTGCAATAGGATTTAGTGCAATTTTTCTAAAAGAAAATATTAGTCTTTCTATAATTATAGGAACTATTATGACTTTATTTGCAGTTAAGATACTAAATAATATAAAAATTCGTAGAAAATAG
- a CDS encoding AraC family transcriptional regulator has translation MNKLLKDTTFECVKLSNNNFSKHFHDTYTIGITYEGVLKSFNTNQKYDSFRYTSRVNNPGELHGGVSSAWSHSNFYPKVELLSNIYEDIFFEKKIPIFQKHVFSDKILFFKLHNFFMNYYNNEDILLIQSSLVDALSYLILNYTSHTKKSFENIFDDKRVIKNSYEFICDNLDTDFNLEQLARNSNMSKYHFLRVFKKEFGITPHNFIINQRINKAINLIKNDVSLSQASLQVGFNDQSHFTRNFKKLYGYTPSRINKK, from the coding sequence ATGAATAAATTATTAAAAGATACAACATTTGAATGTGTAAAACTTTCAAATAACAACTTTTCAAAACACTTTCATGATACTTATACTATTGGAATAACTTATGAAGGGGTATTAAAATCTTTTAACACTAATCAAAAATATGATTCTTTTAGATATACATCAAGGGTAAATAATCCAGGGGAACTTCATGGAGGAGTATCAAGTGCATGGTCACACTCAAATTTTTATCCAAAAGTAGAACTACTTTCAAATATATATGAAGATATCTTTTTTGAAAAGAAAATACCAATTTTTCAGAAACATGTTTTTAGTGATAAAATACTATTTTTTAAATTGCATAATTTTTTTATGAACTATTATAATAATGAAGACATCTTACTTATTCAAAGTAGTTTAGTAGATGCATTGTCTTACTTGATTTTAAATTATACTTCTCATACAAAAAAGAGTTTTGAAAATATTTTTGATGACAAAAGAGTTATAAAAAATAGTTATGAATTTATATGTGATAATCTTGATACAGATTTTAACCTAGAACAATTAGCAAGAAATTCAAATATGAGTAAATACCATTTTTTAAGAGTATTTAAAAAAGAGTTTGGAATAACACCTCACAATTTTATTATAAACCAAAGAATAAATAAAGCAATCAATCTTATTAAAAATGATGTAAGTTTATCTCAAGCTAGTTTACAAGTAGGATTCAACGACCAATCACACTTTACAAGAAACTTCAAAAAACTTTATGGCTACACACCCTCAAGAATAAATAAAAAATAG
- a CDS encoding Fur family transcriptional regulator has product MNIEKLINEKNLKLTTARKAILEILMNSNKPICYDDIKSNLSMDKATFYRNITKFEDEHIISSFESNDKKRYYEIQNNPHAHFICCKCSNIECISQNIDFNLAKHEIDNIIIKGICPECLDK; this is encoded by the coding sequence ATGAATATAGAAAAACTAATAAATGAAAAAAATTTAAAATTAACAACAGCAAGAAAAGCAATTCTTGAGATACTTATGAATTCAAATAAACCTATTTGTTATGATGATATAAAAAGTAATCTTTCTATGGATAAGGCAACTTTTTATAGAAATATAACAAAATTTGAAGATGAACATATAATAAGTAGCTTTGAATCAAATGACAAAAAAAGATATTATGAGATTCAAAACAATCCTCATGCGCACTTTATTTGTTGCAAGTGTTCGAATATTGAATGTATATCTCAAAATATTGATTTTAATTTAGCAAAGCATGAGATTGATAATATTATTATAAAAGGTATTTGCCCAGAATGTTTAGACAAATAA
- a CDS encoding metal ABC transporter solute-binding protein, Zn/Mn family, which produces MKKLFIAILALSSVVFAKEVTVSILPQKYIVEKIAKDKIDVNVMVKPGFSPATYEPKTSQMRKLAKSEVYFAIGVPFEKVWLEKFKNANENLNIIDTSIGIKKLAMAKHEHHDEDEHDHEAHHEEEHEHEESAHHEDEHDHEAHHDHEDETHEHSGLDPHIWLDPILVKTQAKNVYEVLVDIDSKNKDFYKKNYENFIKELDELYLEIKTIIKPVKDKAFMVFHPSWGYFAKRFHLEQIAVEVQGKEPKPNQLVDLINEAKEHNIKVVFVAPQFSQKSAKILASNIKGDAVVMNPLEENLKESLIKTAKQIVSSYK; this is translated from the coding sequence ATGAAAAAGTTATTTATTGCAATTTTGGCACTAAGTAGTGTTGTTTTTGCAAAAGAAGTTACAGTGAGTATTTTGCCTCAAAAATATATAGTTGAAAAGATTGCAAAAGATAAAATCGATGTAAATGTTATGGTTAAGCCAGGGTTTTCACCTGCAACATATGAACCAAAAACTTCTCAAATGAGAAAACTTGCAAAATCAGAAGTTTATTTTGCTATTGGAGTTCCTTTTGAAAAAGTTTGGTTAGAAAAATTTAAAAATGCAAATGAAAATTTAAATATTATAGATACATCAATAGGAATAAAAAAACTTGCAATGGCAAAACATGAGCATCATGATGAAGATGAACATGACCATGAAGCACATCACGAAGAGGAACATGAACATGAAGAATCGGCACACCATGAAGATGAACATGACCATGAAGCACATCACGACCATGAAGATGAAACTCATGAACACTCAGGTTTAGATCCACATATTTGGCTAGATCCTATTTTAGTTAAAACACAAGCAAAAAATGTTTATGAAGTATTAGTTGATATTGATTCAAAAAATAAAGATTTTTACAAAAAAAATTATGAAAATTTTATAAAAGAATTAGATGAGCTTTATTTGGAAATAAAAACTATTATAAAACCTGTAAAAGATAAAGCATTTATGGTATTTCATCCATCTTGGGGATATTTTGCTAAAAGATTTCATTTAGAACAAATTGCTGTTGAGGTTCAAGGAAAAGAACCAAAACCAAATCAATTAGTTGACTTAATCAATGAAGCAAAAGAGCACAATATTAAAGTTGTATTTGTAGCACCGCAGTTTTCTCAAAAAAGTGCAAAAATTTTAGCTTCAAATATCAAAGGTGATGCAGTTGTGATGAATCCACTTGAAGAAAATTTAAAAGAATCATTAATAAAAACTGCAAAACAAATAGTAAGTTCGTATAAGTAA